A single region of the Prevotella sp. HUN102 genome encodes:
- a CDS encoding aminotransferase class I/II-fold pyridoxal phosphate-dependent enzyme, whose protein sequence is MQAIILAAGMGKRLGELTKGNTKCMLEVNGTRLIDRVINQLSKLQLERLILVVGYERENLMKYIGNRYDSQIKIEFIENPIYDKTNNIYSLALAKEELCKDDTLLLESDLIFDDELLRMLIENENPNLALVDKYQTWMDGTMVRINEEKEIVNFIPKSAFRYEEVEEYYKTVNIYKFSKEFLTNVYVPFLDAYSKVMGNNGYYEQVLRVITHLHRANLKALPLNGQKWYEIDDVQDLDIASTIFSDGETKYHEYHKRYGGFWRFPQLLDYCYLVNPYFPTKRMKDEMRANFDTLLSEYPSGMYVNSLLAAKYFGIRQEYTVVGNGAAELIKIVMEEHTDKKVGVMFPTFDEYPNRLKPEQIVPFISTKEDFGYTADDLMSFFADKDISILLLINPDNPSGNFIPKKDVLRLAEWAEHKGIKLLVDESFVDFTDDFEDNSLLHNEILERFPGLMVMKSISKSYGVPGLRLGVFVSSDEELIAKLKKEVSIWNINSFGEFYLQIFGKYENDYKYACEKFIKERNIFFEELKQIPFLKVIPSQANYFLCEVTKKYTSAELTQKLIENDVIISNCSLKRNMGNNKQLVRFAIRDRKDDSKLVEILHRL, encoded by the coding sequence ATGCAGGCAATAATATTAGCAGCAGGAATGGGCAAACGCTTAGGAGAATTGACAAAGGGCAATACGAAATGTATGCTCGAGGTAAATGGTACTCGTCTTATAGACAGGGTCATCAATCAACTCTCGAAATTACAGTTGGAACGCCTGATTCTTGTTGTTGGCTATGAACGGGAAAACCTGATGAAGTATATTGGCAATCGTTATGATAGCCAAATAAAGATAGAGTTCATAGAGAATCCTATATACGACAAAACAAACAATATATATTCTCTGGCACTGGCAAAGGAAGAATTGTGCAAGGATGATACTTTGTTGCTTGAGTCTGATCTTATTTTCGACGATGAACTGCTGAGAATGCTGATAGAAAATGAAAATCCGAACTTGGCATTGGTAGACAAGTACCAGACTTGGATGGACGGTACAATGGTAAGAATTAATGAAGAAAAGGAAATCGTTAATTTTATTCCGAAGAGTGCATTCAGATATGAGGAAGTCGAAGAATACTACAAGACTGTGAATATATACAAATTCAGCAAGGAGTTTCTCACAAATGTATATGTACCTTTCTTAGATGCTTATAGTAAGGTTATGGGCAATAACGGATATTACGAGCAGGTACTGCGAGTTATCACTCATCTGCACCGGGCAAATCTCAAAGCACTCCCGCTGAATGGACAGAAATGGTATGAGATAGACGATGTTCAAGACTTGGACATAGCTTCTACAATCTTTTCAGACGGAGAAACAAAATATCACGAATATCATAAGAGATACGGTGGTTTTTGGCGTTTTCCACAATTATTGGATTATTGCTATCTGGTAAATCCGTATTTCCCTACAAAGAGAATGAAAGATGAAATGCGTGCCAACTTCGATACGCTCTTGAGTGAATATCCGTCAGGTATGTACGTAAACTCATTGCTGGCTGCTAAATATTTTGGTATCAGACAGGAATACACGGTTGTTGGGAATGGTGCGGCAGAGCTGATAAAAATAGTAATGGAAGAACATACCGACAAGAAAGTCGGCGTGATGTTCCCTACATTTGATGAATATCCAAACAGGTTAAAGCCGGAGCAGATAGTTCCATTCATTTCCACGAAGGAAGATTTTGGTTATACTGCCGATGATTTGATGTCATTCTTCGCAGATAAAGATATTTCCATCCTGTTATTAATTAATCCTGATAATCCTTCGGGCAATTTCATTCCCAAGAAAGATGTTCTGAGGTTGGCTGAATGGGCTGAGCATAAGGGCATCAAACTTCTTGTTGATGAAAGTTTTGTGGATTTTACAGACGACTTTGAAGATAACAGCTTGCTTCATAATGAAATATTGGAGAGATTTCCTGGCTTGATGGTTATGAAGTCTATCAGCAAATCTTACGGAGTGCCGGGACTTAGATTAGGCGTTTTTGTATCATCAGACGAAGAACTCATCGCGAAACTGAAGAAAGAGGTGTCAATATGGAACATCAATTCGTTTGGAGAGTTTTATCTGCAAATATTCGGTAAGTATGAAAACGACTACAAGTATGCCTGCGAGAAATTCATAAAAGAACGCAATATATTCTTTGAAGAATTAAAGCAAATACCATTCCTCAAAGTAATTCCTTCTCAGGCAAATTATTTCCTTTGTGAGGTTACGAAGAAATATACATCTGCTGAGCTTACACAAAAGTTGATAGAGAATGATGTGATTATCAGTAATTGCAGCTTGAAAAGAAATATGGGCAATAATAAGCAGTTAGTAAGATTTGCCATCAGGGACAGAAAAGATGACAGTAAATTGGTGGAAATTTTGCACAGATTATAA